A window of Candidatus Binatia bacterium genomic DNA:
GCAGAGCACCTGGTCGGCGCCCGATTCCCGCAGCAGGCGGTCGAGGAAGCGGTCGGACGTGGTCGACTCCCACAGAAACTCGTTCACCCGCCGGGGCGAGCCGTGGCAGAGGAGCCATCGTCTTCCGTTTCGTGTGAAGCGGAGTTCCGAGGGCAGCGACGCCAGCCACCGGCGCTCCGCGTCGGTGGTGCATCGGTTCGTGTAGTCGTAGGAGCGCCGGGCGTATTCGTTGTCCCGGGGATGCGCGTAGCCGCAGCCGCAATCGGCGAGCCCAGCCGCGAGCGAGCGGTCGTAGTTCCCCGCCACCGTCTCGACCCCGTATTCCTCGAGGATGGGGAACACGCGATCGGGATTGGGGCCGAAGCCGCCCAGGTCGCCGAGACAGAAGATCCGGACGGCCCCCCGACCCCGCGCGTCCTCGAGCACGGCGCGGAGGGCCCGGTGATTCGAATAGACGCCACCGAGCACGGCGAGTGCCCCTTCCACGCTCCTCCCCGGACGATGGCGACCGGCGCTCAGTTCCGGCACGTCGCCCCCGTCGCCCAGCAGGTATGGCAGGCGCCGTGCGCCAGCGGGTGCGGGCGGAGCGATTCCCGCAGCGACTTCCCCATGAGGGCGTCGGGCGCATCGATCAGGATCGGGCAGATCATGACGCCCCGGCTCGTCACCATGCGGCTCGTGGAGCACTGGAGCGACCAGGGATCGTGGCCGCGCAGGTGCTCCTCGGTCAGGAGCTCTTCGGCGCCGTACCCGCGGGTCCGTTCCGGCTCCCTTCCGAGGAGGAAGAGCGGCAGCACCTTCACGCGCGGCCGCGCGATCCCCCGCGAGCGGAGGATCTCGTGAAAGCGCTCCCGGATCGCGTCGTCCTCGTGGTCCTCCCAGGTGCGCGCCACGGTGAGGATCGGGTTCAGCCCGGCCGCGGCGAGCCGCTCCACGCCGGCCATCGCCTCGTCGAACGAGCCCGCGCCGCGGATGGGATCGTTCCGCTCGGGCGTGGTCCCGTCCACGCTCACGCGCACTTCGAGCGAATAGCGCGAGGCTTCATGCGCTTCGGCCAGGGCACGGGCCCGATCGTCGGTGATCAGCGTGCCGTTAGTCAGCACCGTCGCGGGCCCGATCCGGAGCGCGTCCTCCACGATCCCGAGCAGCTCCCGGTTCAGGAACGGCTCGCCGCCGGTGAAGTAGAGGTCGTTCACCCCCAGCGACTCCGCCTCGAGCAGGTAGGGGCGGACCTCGTCGCGACTCATCAGCTCGTGATCGTGATTGGCGGGGCCGCACGAGATGAAGCAATGCCGGCACTTCAGATTGCAGAGGGTCCCCCCGACCTGGAACCAGACGGTGTCGAGGCCCAGGAACGGAACGCGCGGCGCGACGCGCGCCCGCTCCCGGTCGGATGCCGGCGCGGCGCCGCGCGCCAGCAAGGGGATGGACGCGTCGGAAGCGGGAGCCATGGCGAACCGAGCCTAGCACGCTCCTGTGCTATCCTCATCCCGCGTTTCCACCCACCTCTCCCTGGAGCCAGACCCGCTTGATCTGGGACGTCCTCATCGTGGGCGCCGGTCCGGCCGGCCTCTCCGCCGCCCTCTTCACGCGCATGCGGCGGATGTCCACGCTGCTCCTCGACACCGCCGTCGCGGGCGGCCAGCTCGCGTCGCTCTACCCGAAAAAGCCGGTCCACGACTACCCCTCCTACACCTACGTCATGGGGGACGTCCTCGGCCGGAACTTCGTGGACCAGGCGAACCACATGGGCGCCGCGATCCGAGAGGGGGAGCACGTGACGATGATCGCGCGCGACGAGGAGGCGAACCTGATCCGCGTCACGTCGACGAAGGGCGCCTATGAGGCGCGCAGCGTGATCGTGGCGACGGGCGGCGGCGCCTTCGAGCCGCGGAAGATCAACAAGCCGGGCGAGGCCGAGCTGCGCGGCCACGGGGTGGGCTACGGCATGCCCGACGTCGAGGAGAGCCGCGGGAAGCGCGTGCTCGTGATCGGCGGCGGCGACAGCGCGCTGGAATCGGCCCTCTCCCTGAAGGACGTCTCCGAGGTCACGCTGATCCACATGCTGGACAAGTGGCAGGGGATGGATTCCTACGTCGAGGAGATCGCCGAGTCCGGCCGCATCCGCGCGCTGCTCGAGACGGAGACCGTGGAGATCCGGGGGGACGGCCGGGTGGAATCGGTGCTGGTGCGGAACAAGAAGACCGGCGACGTCGAGGAGATCCCGGTGGATCTCGTCTCGATCAACATCGGCTATCTCATGGACACGAAGATCATCCGCCAGTGGGGGCTCACGCTTTCGGGCAACCAGATCCAGGTGGACAACGTCATGAACACGAACATCAAGGGCGTGTTCAGCTGCGGGGACATCGCGACCTACCCGGGAAAGTACAAGCTCCTGATCACGGCCTGCAGCGAGGGAGCGGCGGCGGGAAACTCGGCCTACGTCTACGTGAAGCAGCCGAAGAAGTTCACGGTGGGCGAGCTGTACGCCGCGCCCAAGGAAGAGGGAGACGCGCAGCCGAAGACGGCCTAGGCGCCCCCCACGGTCAACTCCTTGAAGCGCAGGCTCGGCGACGCGACGTTGCTCCGGAACTCCAGGTCGCTCCCCACCGCGTCGATGCCCAGCAGCATGTCCGGGATCCGCCCCCCGAGCGTGATCCCCTCGACCGGCTTCGCGAGCTTCCCCGCCTCGATCCAGGACCCCTCGACCTGCTGGCTGAACTCCCCCGACACGACGTCGATGCCGAACCCCGCGAGGTCGGTGACGTAGAGGCCGCGCGGCGTCTCCGCGATCATCCGGTCCAGGCGCTGGCCGCCGCGGTCGATGAAGAAGTTCGTGGGCTGCACCTCGGGGATCGAATCGTAGCCGCGCCCCGCGTTCCCCGTGGTTCCGACCCCCATGCGGCGCGCGGAGACCGAGGTCTGGAGGAAGCGGCGGAGCACGCCGCGGTCCACGACCACGTTGCGCCGCGACTGGACCCCTTCGCCGTCGAAGGGACGCGAGCCCAGGCCGCGGCGGATCGTCCCGTCGTCCACGATGGTGACGAGGGGCGACGCGACCGCCGTCCCCAGCTTCCCCGCCAGGAACGAGCGCTGCTCGAGCACGTTCGGCCCGCTCACCGCGCCGAAGAGCCCGCGCAGGAATTCGCCCGCGGCCTCGGCCTCGAAGATCACCGCGACCTTCGCCGAGGGAACGGCGGCGGCCCCCAGCTTGGCCAGCGCGCGCGTGGCCGCCTTCCGCCCCACGCGCTCCGGCGTCTCGAGGTCGGCGAAGATCCGCTTCCGGTCCGCGAAGCCGCCGGTGCGCTTCTGCGTGCCCTGCGACGCGACGGCCTCGACGGCCAGCCAGCAGGCGCTGGCGCGGTAGGTCTGGTACGGAATGTAGGTGCTCGAGAAATGGATCTCGTTCGACTGCACCCCGCATCGCGCGTCGCGCGTCGACTGCACGCGCTTGTCCTGGGCGAAGGCGTTCTCCTCGGCCGCGCGGGCGAGGGCGGTGAGATCGGCCGGTCCCAACCGGAGCACACCGGGGTCGTCGATCTCCAGCTCGAGCGCGGCGGGCGCCGGCTCTTCGGAGATCTTGTTCTCGTCGCGCGGCGTCGCCTCGGCCGCCAGGGCGATCGTTCGCGTCACGATCTCGTCCAGCACGGGGGTGCGGAGATCGGTGGTGTACATGAAGCCCATACGGCGGTCGCGGAAGACGCGGAGCCCCATCCCCTGGATGACCGACTGCTGCACCAGCTCCACCTCGCGCTGCCGCACGCGCACTTCGGTGAAGTGCACGATCTCGAGGTAGGTCTCGGCCTGGGAGGCGCCGGAGCGCTCGGCGTTGGTGCGGACCCGCTCCATCAGCTCGCGCGGCGCGAAGTTCGGCATGCTAGATCGCCGTCCCGCCGACCGTGATCGAGGAGACGCGCACGGTGGGCTGCCCCACGCCGACCGGGACCGACTGCCCGTCCTTGCCGCAGGTGCCGCGCGTCTGGTCCACGATCAAATCGGTGCCCACCCCCTCGATCCGCTGCAGGAACTCGAGGGAGTTGCCGATCAGCACCGCGCTCCGGACCGGTCGCGTGATCTTCCCGTTCTCGATCAGGTACCCCTCCCGGACCGCGAAGTTGAAGTTGCCGCTCGTCGTCTCGACCGAGCCGCCGCCGAGGTCGGCCGCGTAGAACCCCTTCGGGATGTCGCTCAGGAGCGAGCCGGGATCGTCGGTGCCGCGATCGATGTAGGTGTTCGTCATGCGCGGGATGGGACGCTGCCGGTAGGACTGGCGGCGCCCGTTTCCGGTGGAGCGGAGTCCCAGGAGCAGCGCGTTCTGCTTGTCGAGCAGGTAGGAGACGAGACCGCCCCCCTCGACCAGGATCGTGCGCTGTGACGGCGTGCCCTCGTCGTCGGTCACCGCGGTGCCGCGTCCGTTCACCCAGCGCCCGTCGTCCACCACGCGGACGAGGGGGGAGGCGATCACGCTCCCGAGCTTGCCCGTGAGCAGCGAGGTGCCGCGCCGCACGCCGTCCCCTTCCGAGGCGTGCCCCAGCGACTCGTGGATCAGCACGCCGCCCCAGCCGGGCCCGATCACGACCGGCATCGGCCCCGCGGGAGCCGGCCCCGCTTCGAGGAGCGTGATCGCCTGGCGCGCGGCCTTCTGCGCCGTCGCCTCCGGCGTGACGCGCGTCAGGTAATCCGCCTCCACGCGCCCGCCGAGGCTGTTGAAGCCCATCCGCCGCGCGCTCCCCGAGACCGCGGTCGGGGCGCAGGAAGCGAAGAGCAGGTATTGCCGGTCCAGGACGTACCCGCCGTCGGAGGTCGCGATCAGCACGTCGCGCACCTCGTCCTGGTACTCGACGCGCACCGAGACGATGCGCGGATCGACGGACCGCGCCGCCTGGTCCATGCGGCGCACCAGGTCGAACTTGGCCAGCTCGACCATCAGCGGCGCGGGCGCCCGCAGCAAAAACGGCGCGACCAGGCGGCGCTGCGCGACGCTGATCGGAGAGACGGGGCTCTGGTTCTCGACGATGCTGGAGGAGACGCGCGCCGCGTCGAGGAGCGAGTTGTAGGTGATGTCGTCGGTGTAGGCGTAGCCGGTCTGGGTGCGGCGCACCACGCGCACGCCGGCGCCCCGCGGATAGCCGTAGGTGACCGAGTCGATCTTTCCGTCGTCGAGGACGATGCTGGTCCGGAATCGCTGCTCGGCGAAGACCTCGGCGAAATCGCCGCCGCGCTGGAGGGCCTCGGCGAGGATCCGGTTCACCGTCTCCTCGTTCAGGATGTCGCGCAGCTCCTGGCCGATGCCCATGATCGCCGCCTGGGCGTCGCGGCGGAACAGGATTGAAGGAGCGAGCGTCCCGGTCAGGACGGCGGTGGAGACCAACGCGCCGCGCCGGAGGAAGATCCGGCGGGAGATCGGCTTGTCCCAGGGCATTAGCGTGAGCCTCGCAAAAACGGCCCTCGGTTGCAAGGCTCCGGGGCCGATGCTAGAGTCGGCCCAATGGAACGCATTCGCAGTCGGATCTTCACCATCGAAGAAGCCAATCAGCTCCTCCCCTACCTGGACCAAGCCCTGGACCGCCTGGCCGGCCTGGGTCGCTCGGTGACCGGCTTGAAGCGCGAGATCGACGTTCTCCGCGCCATCGCCGGCTCGGGGGCCAGCGACCTGAACCCCGATCTCCGGTCGCTGGGGGAGAAGGAGGATGCCTACGAAACCACCGTGGAGCGTTTCCGCTCCATCCTGGCCGAGGTCTCCCGGCACGGCTGCATCGTCCGCGACCTCGAGCTGGGCCTCGTGGACTTCTACACCATGCACCGGGAGCAGATCGTCTGCCTCTGCTGGCGGCGGGGGGAGCCGCGGATCGAGCACTGGCACCCGCTCGACGAAGGCTTCTCCGGACGCCGCCCGCTCGACGAGCTGCGCTGACCTCCAGAACCCCGGCCCAGGCCGCAAGTTCTAGCCCGTGGACAAGCGCGACGTCGCCCGCACCCTCGAGCAGATCGCCGCGATCCTCGAGATCAAGGGGGAGAACCCCTTCAAGGTGCGGGCCTATGAAAACGCCGCCCGCGCGGTCGATGCCCTCTCCGAAGACCTCGGGACCCTGATCGCCGAGAAGCGCCTCTCCGAAGTGCGCGGCATCGGCTCCTCCATCCAGAAGAACGTCGAAGAGCTCTGGACCACCGGGAAGATGAAGTACTTCGAGGACCTCTGCGCCACGGTCCCGGTCGGATGGTTCGACATGATGCGCATCCCGGGGCTGGGCCCCAAGCGGATCCGCACCCTCTGCGACCTCCTCCAGATCGCGTCGGTCGAGGCGTTGAAGGAGGCGGCGAAGGGAGGGCGCATCCGCGGCCTGAAGGGGTTCGGGGAGCAGTCGGAGAAGAAGATCCTCGAGGGGATCGCCTTCCTGGAGCGGGGCGGCCAGCGCGAGCTGGCCGCGGTCGTCCGCCCCATCGCAGAGGAGATTCTGGCCGCCCTCCGCGACCGGAAGGACGTGATCCGCGCCGAGCTGGGCGGAAGCCTGCGCCGCTGGGTCGAGACCGTGAAGGATGTGGACCTCCTGGTCGCGACGAAGAAGCCCGGCGCGGTGGCGAAGGCGTTCCTGGCGCTCCTGCCGCAGGCCTCGATCATTGCCCAGGGGGACACCAAGGTCTCGGTGCGCCTGCCCACCGGGCTCGCCGTGGACCTCCGGCTCGTGACGGACGCGCAGTTCCCATTCGCGCTCCACTACTTCACCGGGAGCGTCGCGCACAACGTGCGGGTGCGGCAGCGCGCGATCGAGCGCGGCTTCAGCCTCAACGAATACGAGCTTTCCGGCGGCGAGCACGCGCCGATCGCGAGCGAGGCCGACCTCTTCCAGGTGCTCGGCATGGCCTACGTCGAGCCGGAGCTGCGTGAGGACCGCGGCGAGATCGAGGCGGCCGAGACGGGCCGCCTTCCCGGCCTGGTCACGGCGCGCGATCTCAAGGGGATCCTCCATTGCCACACCACGGCCAGCGACGGCAAGTCCACGCTGGAGGAGATGGCGGAGGCGGCGGTCGTCGCGGGCGCCGAGTATCTCGGCATCTCCGACC
This region includes:
- a CDS encoding radical SAM protein, producing MAPASDASIPLLARGAAPASDRERARVAPRVPFLGLDTVWFQVGGTLCNLKCRHCFISCGPANHDHELMSRDEVRPYLLEAESLGVNDLYFTGGEPFLNRELLGIVEDALRIGPATVLTNGTLITDDRARALAEAHEASRYSLEVRVSVDGTTPERNDPIRGAGSFDEAMAGVERLAAAGLNPILTVARTWEDHEDDAIRERFHEILRSRGIARPRVKVLPLFLLGREPERTRGYGAEELLTEEHLRGHDPWSLQCSTSRMVTSRGVMICPILIDAPDALMGKSLRESLRPHPLAHGACHTCWATGATCRN
- the polX gene encoding DNA polymerase/3'-5' exonuclease PolX, with amino-acid sequence MDKRDVARTLEQIAAILEIKGENPFKVRAYENAARAVDALSEDLGTLIAEKRLSEVRGIGSSIQKNVEELWTTGKMKYFEDLCATVPVGWFDMMRIPGLGPKRIRTLCDLLQIASVEALKEAAKGGRIRGLKGFGEQSEKKILEGIAFLERGGQRELAAVVRPIAEEILAALRDRKDVIRAELGGSLRRWVETVKDVDLLVATKKPGAVAKAFLALLPQASIIAQGDTKVSVRLPTGLAVDLRLVTDAQFPFALHYFTGSVAHNVRVRQRAIERGFSLNEYELSGGEHAPIASEADLFQVLGMAYVEPELREDRGEIEAAETGRLPGLVTARDLKGILHCHTTASDGKSTLEEMAEAAVVAGAEYLGISDHSQSVRYAGGLSEEDLIRQGREIDKWNSKSRDLRILKGAEVDIMPDGTLDYPDRVLERLEFVVASVHTNLNMGEDEMTARVVKALRNKHVSILAHPTGRLLLQREGFRIRFDEVFRVAAQEGVVVEINAHARRLDLDWREIPAARALGVKFAIDPDAHHVSGYQDLRYGIGAARKGWLGKDDIVNTLPVEGALEFFRARR
- a CDS encoding metallophosphoesterase family protein; translation: MEGALAVLGGVYSNHRALRAVLEDARGRGAVRIFCLGDLGGFGPNPDRVFPILEEYGVETVAGNYDRSLAAGLADCGCGYAHPRDNEYARRSYDYTNRCTTDAERRWLASLPSELRFTRNGRRWLLCHGSPRRVNEFLWESTTSDRFLDRLLRESGADQVLCTHTGLHWQRTLPGGGRVVNVGAVGRPANDGRTDVWYAFFEPGAEAACFVPVAYDHEALAREMEDESLPEEFVETIRTGWWTTCLEILPAKERARGRF
- a CDS encoding NAD(P)/FAD-dependent oxidoreductase, which translates into the protein MIWDVLIVGAGPAGLSAALFTRMRRMSTLLLDTAVAGGQLASLYPKKPVHDYPSYTYVMGDVLGRNFVDQANHMGAAIREGEHVTMIARDEEANLIRVTSTKGAYEARSVIVATGGGAFEPRKINKPGEAELRGHGVGYGMPDVEESRGKRVLVIGGGDSALESALSLKDVSEVTLIHMLDKWQGMDSYVEEIAESGRIRALLETETVEIRGDGRVESVLVRNKKTGDVEEIPVDLVSINIGYLMDTKIIRQWGLTLSGNQIQVDNVMNTNIKGVFSCGDIATYPGKYKLLITACSEGAAAGNSAYVYVKQPKKFTVGELYAAPKEEGDAQPKTA
- a CDS encoding TldD/PmbA family protein, which gives rise to MPWDKPISRRIFLRRGALVSTAVLTGTLAPSILFRRDAQAAIMGIGQELRDILNEETVNRILAEALQRGGDFAEVFAEQRFRTSIVLDDGKIDSVTYGYPRGAGVRVVRRTQTGYAYTDDITYNSLLDAARVSSSIVENQSPVSPISVAQRRLVAPFLLRAPAPLMVELAKFDLVRRMDQAARSVDPRIVSVRVEYQDEVRDVLIATSDGGYVLDRQYLLFASCAPTAVSGSARRMGFNSLGGRVEADYLTRVTPEATAQKAARQAITLLEAGPAPAGPMPVVIGPGWGGVLIHESLGHASEGDGVRRGTSLLTGKLGSVIASPLVRVVDDGRWVNGRGTAVTDDEGTPSQRTILVEGGGLVSYLLDKQNALLLGLRSTGNGRRQSYRQRPIPRMTNTYIDRGTDDPGSLLSDIPKGFYAADLGGGSVETTSGNFNFAVREGYLIENGKITRPVRSAVLIGNSLEFLQRIEGVGTDLIVDQTRGTCGKDGQSVPVGVGQPTVRVSSITVGGTAI
- a CDS encoding TldD/PmbA family protein; amino-acid sequence: MPNFAPRELMERVRTNAERSGASQAETYLEIVHFTEVRVRQREVELVQQSVIQGMGLRVFRDRRMGFMYTTDLRTPVLDEIVTRTIALAAEATPRDENKISEEPAPAALELEIDDPGVLRLGPADLTALARAAEENAFAQDKRVQSTRDARCGVQSNEIHFSSTYIPYQTYRASACWLAVEAVASQGTQKRTGGFADRKRIFADLETPERVGRKAATRALAKLGAAAVPSAKVAVIFEAEAAGEFLRGLFGAVSGPNVLEQRSFLAGKLGTAVASPLVTIVDDGTIRRGLGSRPFDGEGVQSRRNVVVDRGVLRRFLQTSVSARRMGVGTTGNAGRGYDSIPEVQPTNFFIDRGGQRLDRMIAETPRGLYVTDLAGFGIDVVSGEFSQQVEGSWIEAGKLAKPVEGITLGGRIPDMLLGIDAVGSDLEFRSNVASPSLRFKELTVGGA
- a CDS encoding DUF2203 domain-containing protein, with product MERIRSRIFTIEEANQLLPYLDQALDRLAGLGRSVTGLKREIDVLRAIAGSGASDLNPDLRSLGEKEDAYETTVERFRSILAEVSRHGCIVRDLELGLVDFYTMHREQIVCLCWRRGEPRIEHWHPLDEGFSGRRPLDELR